In Streptomyces sp. NBC_00341, the DNA window GACCGGATCATCCAGGCCGGCGGCTACATCTCCGCCCCGACCGGTACGGCACCGGACGCGCACGCCACCCCGGTGCCGAAGCCGGACGCCGACTTCGCCTTCGAGCACGCCGAGTGCATCGGCTGCGGCGCCTGCGTGGCGGCCTGCCCCAACGGCTCCGCGATGCTCTTCACCTCGGCGAAGGTCAACCACCTGAACGTGCTGCCGCAGGGCGCCCCGGAGCGCGAGACCCGGGTGCTGGACATGGTGGGGCAGATGGACAGCGAGGGCTTCGGCGGCTGCACCCTCACCGGGGAGTGCGCCACGGCCTGCCCGAAGGGCATCCCGCTGCCGTCGATCTCCGCGATGAACAAGGAGTGGCTGCGGGCGACCCGCAAGGTCCACCGCTGACGCGGCGGAGCCCCGGCTCCGGAGGCCGCCCGCCTCCGGAGCCGGGGCTCCGCCGTACCGTCGCCGCGTCGGTCAGGACGTCACGGAGAGGTCGTCGCCGTAGACCGTGCCCTGTCCGTACCAGCCGTGCAGATACACCGTCACCGCACCGCTCGCTCCGGTGGTGAAGGCCACCGACTGCTTGGCGTAACCGCTGGACGAGCCCCAGGTGCTGGCCGTGGCCCCGCCCTTGACGCCGAGGTAGCCGTAGCTGCCCTGCACCCAGCCGCTCAGCGTGTACTTGGTGTTGGGGGACAGCGTCAGCGTCTGCGTGCACTCGCCGGTCTGTGAGGCGGTGGCCGCCGCGGCGAGCGCGTGCGAGCCGCCGTGCACCGGGGTGGAGACGACCGCGCCACCGGACTCACAGGTCCAGGGGCCGAGCGAACCCGTCTCGAAGTCGCCGTTCACCAGCGATCCGGTGCCGCCCCCGGGACCGGAGACCGTCAGCGTGAAGACCGCCGTGTGGCTCAGCGTGCCCGCCGCGCCGGTCACGCTGACCTTGTACGTGCCGGGCGCGGCCGACGCGGAGGCGGTGACCTTCAGCGCAGAGGTACCGCCCGCGGTGACCGACGTCGGGCTGAGCGTGGCCGTCACACCGGCCGGCGCCCCGCTGGTCGTCAGCGCGACGGTCTTGGCGCTGCCCGAGGTGACCGCGGTGCTCACGGTCGCCGTGGCCGAACCGCCGGGCGCGACCGTCGCCGAACCGGGGGCGACGGCCACCGAGTAGTCGTCCGTCACCGGGCCGGTGCCGCCGCCCGTGGTGAAGGGTGCGAACGTGTGGCTGAAGTACCAGGTGTCCTGCGCGATCCCGGAGCAGGTGTCGCTGCCGCCGGTGCCGGGGCAGCCGCCGTTGTCGCGCTGCAGCGCCCAGAACGACAGGGTGCTGACGCCCTTGGAGACGGCCCAGTTGTACACCGAGGTGGCGTCGGCCGTGGTGAACGTCTCGGCGGGGCCGTAGTCGTCGATGCCCGGCATCTCGATGATCCCGGTCATGCCCCACAGCTGGGCCTCGGACTTCGACGGGTAGAGCTTGGCCAACTGGCCCTTCAGGCCGGTGATCGCCGTCTGGGTGTCCTGCGCCATGTTGTGCGAGGCGCCGTCGTAGTAGTCGAACGTCATGAGGTTCACGACATCGACCTGCGCGCCGTTGGTCACCGCGTTCTTGAGCACCGCGAGCCCGCTGGAGGCGAGCCCGCTGGTCGTGGTGGGCAGGGTGTACGAGATCTGCACCGAGCGGCCGTTGGCGGCGGCCCAGTCCTGCACCTTCTTGATCGCCTTGTTGCGGCGGTCGATCCCGGCGCTGTTCTCCAGCGAGTTGTCCTCGATGTCCATGTCGAGGCGGGACACGTCGTAGGTCGTGATGACCTTCTCGTACGCCGCGGCGATGGAGTCGACACTCGTGCAGCTGTCGGCGATCTCGGTGCCGCCGTTGTCGGCCGCGTACCCGCCGAACGACGGGATCACGTCGCCGCCGCGCGAGCGGATGGTCGTGAAGTCGGCGCCGTACTCGGACTGGGCGATCGGCGTGCTCGAATCGCCGTTCCAGTACGGGGTGCAGGACCCCTGGGCCTCGGTCTGGACGAAGGCCATGGTCAGGTACTTGGCACCGGACGCCTGCGAGAGGGCGGCCGGGCTGTCTCCGTTGTACGCCTCGAAGTACGGGGCGAAGACGTGCGCGGGCAGGGGAGTGGCGGCGGTGGCGGCGGCCTGCGCGCCGGCGCCTGATCCGAGGACCAGGCCGGCGGACGCGACGGCCGTGGCCAGCGCGCTCAGGACGGCGGCGACTGTTCTTGGACGTCTCATGGGGTAGCTCCCAGCGGAGTGAGACAACGGGCGGATCGCACAGCTCTGCCACGCCCGTCGAGGGCGTGGTCCGTTCCTGTGAATCCCGGCCGGGGGTCACGTGCCGCACGGTGTGGAGCGGCCGTGAGGCATGCCCATAATTGGTCTGGACCAGCTAACTGTCAACGTTCTTTACTGTTTTATTTCCCTTCGGTTGCCCGAACCGGCAACCGGCAGGGCAAATGGGGGAGTTGGGGAGAAAAGAACGGTCAGTCGAGGTGGAGCGAGGCCCGGAGGTACGCCGCCGTCCGGCTGTCCTGCGCCCGCGCCACGGCCGAGGGCGGTCCCGTCGCCACGATCCGGCCGCCCCGGTCGCCGCCGCCCGGCCCGAGGTCGATCACCCAGTCGGCGCCCGCGACCACGGCCATGTCGTGCTCGACGACCACCACGGTGCTGCCCGCGTCGACCAGCCCGTGCAACTGCCGCATCAGAACCTCGACATCGGCCGGGTGCAGCCCGGTCGTCGGCTCGTCCAGCAGGTACAGGGTGTGGCCCCGGCGGGCGCGCTGGAGCTCGGCGGCCAGCTTGATCCGCTGCGCCTCGCCGCCGGAGAGCTCGGTCGCCGGCTGCCCGAGCCGCAGATAGCCGAGCCCCACGTCGAGCAGGGTCCGCAGACTGCGTTCCGCGCCGGGCGTGGAGGCGAAGAATCCGGCCGCCGACTCCACCGTGAGATCCAGCACCTGGGCGATGTTCAGCCCGTCGAGGGTGACTTCGAGGGTCTGCGGGTTGTACCGCGCGCCGTGGCAGTCCGGGCAGGGCGCGTACGTACTGGGCAGGAAGAGCAGTTCCACGGAGACGAACCCCTCACCCTGGCAGGTCTCGCACCGCCCGCCCGCCACGTTGAAGGAGAACCGGCCGGCCCGGTAGCCGCGCTCGACCGCCATGTCCGTCCCGGCGAACAGCTTGCGCACGACGTCGAACAGCCCGGTGTACGTGGCCAGGTTGGAACGCGGCGTACGGCCGATGGGCTTCTGGTCGACCTGGACGAGGCGGTCCACCGCCGCCAGCCCCTCGGCCGACGCGCACCCGGGTACCGGCCGCTCGCGCGGCTGGTCGGCCTCGGCCTGCGCCGGGGCCCGCCGGTCGGCCAGCACATCCGCCAGGACCTGCCCCACCAGTGTCGACTTGCCAGAGCCCGAGACCCCCGTGACGGCGGTGAACACCCCGAGCGGGAAGGCGGCGTCCACGCCGCGCACATTGTGCCGCTCCACGCCGTGCAACCGCAGCCACCCGGCGGGCTCCCGCACCTCGCGCACCGGGGCCGGCGCGTCGTCGAAGAGGAAGCGGCGCGTCGCCGACTCCTCGACATCGGCGAGACCGGCCGGCGGGCCGCTGTGCAGCACCCGGCCGCCGTGCTCACCGGCCAGCGGCCCCACGTCGACCAGCCAGTCGGCCCGCCGCACCACATCCATCTGGTGCTCCACGACGAAGACCGTGTTCCCGGCCTCCTTCAGCCGGCCGAGCACCCCGAGCAGCGACTCGGTGTCCGCCGGGTGCAGACCGGCGGACGGCTCGTCCAGTACGTAGACGACGCCGAACAGCCCCGACCGCAGCTGCGTTGCCAGCCGCAGCCGTTGCAGCTCGCCGGAGGAGAGCGTGGGGGCCGTGCGGTCCAGGCTGAGGTAGCCGAGCCCCAGCTCGGTGACCGTTTCGATCCGGGCCAGCAGATCGGTCGTCAGTACCCGGGCGGTGTCGCCTCCGCCGGCCGCCGCCAGCACCTCGGCGAGCCCGGTGAGCGGGAGCCCGGCCAGCTCCGCGATCGTCCGGCCGGCGAAGGTGACCGCCATGGCCTCCGGTCGCAGTCGGCTGCCCGCGCAGACCGGACACGGCTCACTGGTCAGAAAGCGTTCCGCCTTCGTCCGCAGGGCCCGGCTCCTGGTATCCGCGAAGGTGTGCGTCACATAGCGGCGCGCGCTCATGTACGTACCCTGGTAGGGGCGTTGGATCCGGCCCGCGTCACGCACCGGATGGACCGTCACCACCGGCTGCTCGTCGGTGAACAGGATCCACTCCCGGTCTGCCGGGTCGAGATCGCGCCACGGCCGGTCGACGTCGTACCCCAGGGCGTCCAGCACATCGCGCAGGTTCTTGCCCTGCCAGGCGCCCGGCCAGGCGGCGATCGCGCCGTCCCTGATCGACAGCGAGGGGTCGGGGACCAGCAGCTCCTCAGTGGTGCGGTGCACCCGGCCGAGGCCGTGGCAGCGCGGACAGGCCCCCGCGGCGGTGTTCGGTGAGAACGCGTCGGAGTCCAGCCGCTCCGCACCCTCCGGATACGTCCCGGCCCGGGAGAAGAGCATCCGCAGCGAGTTGGACAGCGTGGTCACCGTTCCCACCGAGGACCTGGCGCCCGGCGCAGAGCGGCGCTGCTCCAGCGACACGGCCGGCGGCAGTCCGGTGATCTCGCCCACCGCCGGTGCGCCGACCTGGTGGATCAGCCGTCGGGCGTACGGGGCGACGGACTCGAAGTAGCGGCGCTGGGCCTCCGCGTAGATCGTCCCGAAGGCCAGCGAGGACTTTCCGGAGCCGGAGACACCGGTGAAGACGGTGAGGGTGTCGCGCGGGATGTCGACCCGGACGTCCCTGAGGTTGTGCTCGCGGGCGCCGCGGACCCTGACGTACGGGTCGTGGGGGGTGGTGGGCATGGGGGCGGGGACTCCGTACGGTTCGGGGCGGGCGGGCCTGGACAGACATCCCATTCTGGGCGCGGGCCCGCCGTGCGCGCTCCGGGTCAGTCCTTGTCGTCGAGCCGGAAGCCGACTTTCAGGCCGACCTGGTAGTGCTCGATCCGGCCGTCCTTGATCTGGCCGCGCACCTCGGTGATCTCGAACCAATCGAGATTGTGCAACGTTTCCGAAGCCCTCGCGACCCCGTTGCGGACTGCCGCGTCGACGCCCTCATGGGAGGTTCCTACGATCTCTGTGACGCGATACGTATGGTTTGACATCTTATGTCTCCTCTCGCCTCTACCAAGGTGCCCCACCTTGGCGCGGTTCGCGAGAGTTGGCGGGGCGTTCGCGCGGCCGGAACCGGCCTTGACCAAAGTATTGGTCCATACCAAAATCCAGCCACGCCCGTGCGAGCGCAGCCCGCAGTCCCCCACACCGGGTCCTGATCTTGTCGTGCCGTTTCGCAGAAGGTGACCCCGTGAAGAACCGCATGCTCGTAGGAGCTGTTGCCCTGATATCCGTAGCCGCGTTGGGTGGCTGCGGAGTGATCCCCGGTTCGGGTGGCTCCGACAGCAAGAAAGTCACGATCTGGCTGATGAAGGACAGTGTCAGCCCCGACTTCCTGGCCAATTTCAAGAAGTCGTACGAAGCGGCGCACTCATCGGTCGAACTGGATTTCAGAATCCAGAGCTGGAGCGGTATCGGACCGAAGGTCATCGACGCCCTGGGCGGCAAGGACACCCCGGATGTGATCGAGGTCGGCAACACGCAGGTCGCCCAGTACGCGGAGAGCGGCGGACTGCGCGACCTGACCCTGGAGTCGATGCGGGACCTCGGCAGCGAGGACTGGTTGCCCGGTCTCGCCGAACCGGGCAGCATCGGCGGCGTCCAGTACGGAATCCCCTGGTACGCGGCCAACCGGGTGGTGATCTACAACAAGGACCTCTTCGAGGAGGCCGGCATCAAGACCCTGCCGAAGACGCGCGCGCAGTGGATCGCGGACAGCGAGAAGCTCAACCGCGACGGCGATCAGGGCATGTATCTGCCGGGCCAGAACTGGTACGTGCTCGCCGGGTTCATCTGGGACGAGGGCGGTGAACTCGCGAGCGAGAAGAGCGGCGACTGGAAGGGCACGCTCGACTCCGCCGCGGCCCTGCGGGGCATGAAGTTCTACCAGCAGCTCCAGGCTCTCGGTGGCGGTCCCAAGGACGCGGACGAGGAAAAGCCCCCGCAGGGCAATGTGTTCGCCAAGGGAGATGTCGCACAGATCATTTCCACCCCCAGTACCGCGACGCTGATCGAGAAGGCGAATCCCGAACTCAAGGGGAAACTGGGATACTTCCCGATCCCCGGCAAGACCGCGAAGTCCCCCGGCTCGGTATTCACCGGCGGATCCGATCTGATCGTTCCGGAGAAGGCGCACCGGCGGAGCGCCGGCATCGACGTGGTCAAGGAACTGGCCAGCGCCAAGTGGCAGGAGGAGCTGGCCAAGACCATGAGCTACGTGCCCAACAAGACCACCCTGGCCCACGTCATCGAGGGCGAGGAGAGCACCGCCGCGATGGCCGAGGGCGCGGCGGAGGGCCATGCCACCCCCAACTCGCCGCAGTGGGCGGCGGTGGAGGCCGACAACCCGATCAAGCTCTACATGACGGCCGTGCTCCAGGGCGGTGACCCGGCGGCTGAGGCGAAGACCGCCTCGGAGAAGATCACGGGAGTGCTCGCCGGCAGCTGACCGAGCGGTCGGCCGGTGAGCTTGGGCCGACGCGCACCACGGGATTCAGCCGTCGCACATCCCCGCTCTCCACGGCGGTCACGTCGAATCCAGCCGGTCACGGAAGAAGTAAGGAGCCGGACCGCCGCGCCTGTCGCGGCGGTCCGGCAGCCGCCCTTGCCGACCCGTCCCCGGAGACCGTCATGCAC includes these proteins:
- a CDS encoding succinate dehydrogenase/fumarate reductase iron-sulfur subunit, with amino-acid sequence MKLTLRVWRQKNADAPGAMSTYRVEGISQDMSFLEMLDTLNEELILEGDDPVAFDHDCREGICGACSLVINGDAHGPERTTTCQLHMRSFEDGDTIDIEPWRASAFPVVKDLVVDRSAFDRIIQAGGYISAPTGTAPDAHATPVPKPDADFAFEHAECIGCGACVAACPNGSAMLFTSAKVNHLNVLPQGAPERETRVLDMVGQMDSEGFGGCTLTGECATACPKGIPLPSISAMNKEWLRATRKVHR
- a CDS encoding glycosyl hydrolase family 18 protein — encoded protein: MRRPRTVAAVLSALATAVASAGLVLGSGAGAQAAATAATPLPAHVFAPYFEAYNGDSPAALSQASGAKYLTMAFVQTEAQGSCTPYWNGDSSTPIAQSEYGADFTTIRSRGGDVIPSFGGYAADNGGTEIADSCTSVDSIAAAYEKVITTYDVSRLDMDIEDNSLENSAGIDRRNKAIKKVQDWAAANGRSVQISYTLPTTTSGLASSGLAVLKNAVTNGAQVDVVNLMTFDYYDGASHNMAQDTQTAITGLKGQLAKLYPSKSEAQLWGMTGIIEMPGIDDYGPAETFTTADATSVYNWAVSKGVSTLSFWALQRDNGGCPGTGGSDTCSGIAQDTWYFSHTFAPFTTGGGTGPVTDDYSVAVAPGSATVAPGGSATATVSTAVTSGSAKTVALTTSGAPAGVTATLSPTSVTAGGTSALKVTASASAAPGTYKVSVTGAAGTLSHTAVFTLTVSGPGGGTGSLVNGDFETGSLGPWTCESGGAVVSTPVHGGSHALAAAATASQTGECTQTLTLSPNTKYTLSGWVQGSYGYLGVKGGATASTWGSSSGYAKQSVAFTTGASGAVTVYLHGWYGQGTVYGDDLSVTS
- a CDS encoding ABC transporter, whose translation is MPTTPHDPYVRVRGAREHNLRDVRVDIPRDTLTVFTGVSGSGKSSLAFGTIYAEAQRRYFESVAPYARRLIHQVGAPAVGEITGLPPAVSLEQRRSAPGARSSVGTVTTLSNSLRMLFSRAGTYPEGAERLDSDAFSPNTAAGACPRCHGLGRVHRTTEELLVPDPSLSIRDGAIAAWPGAWQGKNLRDVLDALGYDVDRPWRDLDPADREWILFTDEQPVVTVHPVRDAGRIQRPYQGTYMSARRYVTHTFADTRSRALRTKAERFLTSEPCPVCAGSRLRPEAMAVTFAGRTIAELAGLPLTGLAEVLAAAGGGDTARVLTTDLLARIETVTELGLGYLSLDRTAPTLSSGELQRLRLATQLRSGLFGVVYVLDEPSAGLHPADTESLLGVLGRLKEAGNTVFVVEHQMDVVRRADWLVDVGPLAGEHGGRVLHSGPPAGLADVEESATRRFLFDDAPAPVREVREPAGWLRLHGVERHNVRGVDAAFPLGVFTAVTGVSGSGKSTLVGQVLADVLADRRAPAQAEADQPRERPVPGCASAEGLAAVDRLVQVDQKPIGRTPRSNLATYTGLFDVVRKLFAGTDMAVERGYRAGRFSFNVAGGRCETCQGEGFVSVELLFLPSTYAPCPDCHGARYNPQTLEVTLDGLNIAQVLDLTVESAAGFFASTPGAERSLRTLLDVGLGYLRLGQPATELSGGEAQRIKLAAELQRARRGHTLYLLDEPTTGLHPADVEVLMRQLHGLVDAGSTVVVVEHDMAVVAGADWVIDLGPGGGDRGGRIVATGPPSAVARAQDSRTAAYLRASLHLD
- a CDS encoding dodecin translates to MSNHTYRVTEIVGTSHEGVDAAVRNGVARASETLHNLDWFEITEVRGQIKDGRIEHYQVGLKVGFRLDDKD
- a CDS encoding extracellular solute-binding protein; its protein translation is MKNRMLVGAVALISVAALGGCGVIPGSGGSDSKKVTIWLMKDSVSPDFLANFKKSYEAAHSSVELDFRIQSWSGIGPKVIDALGGKDTPDVIEVGNTQVAQYAESGGLRDLTLESMRDLGSEDWLPGLAEPGSIGGVQYGIPWYAANRVVIYNKDLFEEAGIKTLPKTRAQWIADSEKLNRDGDQGMYLPGQNWYVLAGFIWDEGGELASEKSGDWKGTLDSAAALRGMKFYQQLQALGGGPKDADEEKPPQGNVFAKGDVAQIISTPSTATLIEKANPELKGKLGYFPIPGKTAKSPGSVFTGGSDLIVPEKAHRRSAGIDVVKELASAKWQEELAKTMSYVPNKTTLAHVIEGEESTAAMAEGAAEGHATPNSPQWAAVEADNPIKLYMTAVLQGGDPAAEAKTASEKITGVLAGS